From the Wolbachia endosymbiont (group B) of Protocalliphora azurea genome, one window contains:
- a CDS encoding phage tail protein: protein MLSLGPYKFAPTSLKYSKENRWSTIECIENMPLLQNIGQGVENIDLEGMIYLHNLNGLNQLKSVKEAEKPHILVDSLGNILGQFVITRLEEKQMYFLPNGLPRKVEFSLSLKSYR from the coding sequence ATGCTATCTCTTGGTCCGTATAAGTTTGCTCCCACAAGTTTAAAGTATAGCAAAGAAAATCGTTGGAGCACGATTGAGTGTATTGAAAATATGCCACTATTACAAAATATCGGTCAAGGTGTAGAAAATATAGATTTAGAAGGAATGATTTATCTGCATAATCTCAACGGGCTAAATCAATTAAAGAGTGTGAAAGAAGCTGAAAAACCACATATTTTAGTAGATAGTTTAGGTAATATTTTAGGACAATTCGTAATTACTAGGTTAGAAGAAAAGCAGATGTATTTTTTACCTAATGGACTACCAAGAAAAGTTGAATTTAGTTTGAGTTTAAAAAGCTATAGATGA
- a CDS encoding IS256 family transposase: MSQANRTTGLVDYKELETNILSSIREGRPLTGRDGALTPFIKRLLEASLEGEIESHMSAKSEENNRRNGRNAKTLRTSSGSFELLTPRDREGSFEPQIVKKRQTSLHPELEAKVLSTYASGMGYRDIASHVEEIYDHKISAAEISNITDKLLPIINEWRSRPLQSVYPIVFMDGMFFKVKEDGHCVSKCMYNILGINQNGRKEVLGFYLAESEGANFWLGVLNDLKERGVEDILIACVDGLKSFPAAINSVFPSAEVQLCIVHQIRNSLKYVSSKDVKVFMNDLKKIYRASSKEIAENYLLELEEKWGEKYPLVIKSWQNNWENLSSYFKYSGPVRKLIYTTNPIEGLHRQIRKFTKTKGSFTSTNALYKQVYCAIKKVEQRWIMALPNWALTMSQLDIFFPDRLKIELN, encoded by the coding sequence ATGAGTCAAGCAAATAGAACTACTGGTTTGGTAGATTATAAAGAATTAGAAACAAATATCCTGTCATCTATACGAGAAGGAAGACCATTGACAGGAAGAGATGGAGCATTAACACCGTTTATAAAAAGGCTGCTAGAGGCAAGTCTGGAAGGTGAAATAGAAAGCCACATGTCAGCTAAAAGTGAAGAAAATAACCGAAGAAATGGAAGGAATGCAAAAACTTTACGTACAAGTTCAGGCTCATTTGAACTATTAACACCAAGAGACAGAGAAGGAAGCTTTGAACCGCAAATAGTCAAAAAAAGGCAAACAAGCCTACATCCAGAACTTGAAGCAAAGGTCTTAAGTACATACGCCAGTGGCATGGGATACAGAGACATAGCTTCACACGTTGAGGAAATATATGACCATAAAATATCAGCAGCAGAGATATCCAATATTACTGATAAACTGCTACCAATAATCAATGAATGGCGCAGCCGTCCATTGCAATCAGTGTATCCAATAGTGTTCATGGATGGCATGTTTTTTAAGGTCAAGGAGGACGGACATTGCGTAAGTAAATGCATGTATAATATATTGGGTATAAATCAAAATGGCAGAAAAGAAGTATTAGGTTTTTATCTGGCTGAAAGTGAGGGAGCTAACTTCTGGTTGGGAGTTTTAAATGACCTCAAAGAAAGAGGAGTAGAAGATATTCTGATTGCATGTGTAGATGGGCTAAAAAGCTTTCCTGCAGCCATCAACAGTGTATTTCCCAGTGCAGAAGTGCAGCTATGTATAGTACACCAAATAAGAAATTCTCTGAAATATGTATCCAGTAAAGATGTAAAAGTTTTCATGAATGATCTGAAAAAAATATATCGTGCTTCAAGTAAAGAAATTGCTGAGAATTATCTGCTTGAGCTGGAAGAAAAATGGGGAGAAAAGTATCCTTTAGTTATAAAATCCTGGCAGAACAATTGGGAAAACTTATCCAGTTATTTTAAGTATTCTGGGCCAGTTAGGAAGCTGATTTACACCACTAATCCAATTGAGGGGTTGCATAGACAAATCAGGAAATTTACTAAAACTAAGGGTTCATTTACTAGTACAAATGCCTTGTACAAACAGGTATATTGTGCTATAAAAAAGGTAGAGCAAAGGTGGATTATGGCTCTCCCTAATTGGGCTTTAACTATGTCTCAACTTGATATTTTCTTTCCAGATAGATTGAAAATTGAGTTGAACTAA
- a CDS encoding ankyrin repeat domain-containing protein: MLLEKEADINALDHTNWTPLHFAAEKGYDQIATVLLKHGADVNVKENQNKGTALHLAAQYGHPKVVKTLIINGADVNAKMDKNATPLHLGAQIGNLDIVRSLLMSGAYFNARAEGGRYVLPLHFAERRGNPEVIKLLKLVEKLFKAIEDNNYLGIESSIRDGAIIDSKNVDGRTPLHYAVNNGHIKVVNILLANGADATKVTNKGNTPLHTAASKGHKEIIEALLQRVSHNKLSDFINAKTTSSGTTSLHVAAKGGSLEVVKSLLKHGAIYNIKNKEGKAPLDLSRDQNITNLLKLVEELFENAKNGNVEIISKLRAIKPDERVAVTNARDDQGKSLVQVAVINKHSNLASRLLEILKSPDQSLQDVSVENRVKSLKL; the protein is encoded by the coding sequence TTGCTCTTAGAAAAGGAAGCAGATATTAATGCTTTAGATCACACAAATTGGACTCCTTTACATTTTGCAGCAGAAAAAGGTTATGATCAGATAGCAACCGTTCTATTGAAACATGGTGCTGATGTAAATGTAAAAGAAAATCAAAATAAAGGCACAGCCCTACATCTTGCAGCTCAATATGGTCATCCTAAGGTAGTTAAAACTCTTATTATAAATGGAGCGGATGTTAATGCAAAAATGGATAAAAATGCTACGCCTTTACACTTAGGGGCACAAATTGGTAATTTAGATATAGTTAGGTCTCTACTTATGAGCGGAGCATACTTTAATGCTAGAGCTGAAGGAGGTAGATATGTTTTACCATTACACTTTGCGGAAAGAAGAGGAAACCCAGAAGTAATAAAATTACTAAAATTGGTTGAGAAGTTATTTAAGGCTATAGAAGATAATAATTATTTAGGAATTGAGAGTTCCATTAGAGATGGAGCAATCATTGATTCGAAGAACGTGGATGGAAGAACGCCATTACATTATGCCGTTAATAATGGGCACATAAAAGTTGTAAATATCTTGCTAGCAAATGGAGCTGATGCTACTAAAGTTACTAACAAGGGTAATACACCATTACACACTGCTGCTTCCAAAGGTCATAAAGAAATTATTGAAGCTTTGTTACAACGTGTAAGCCACAATAAATTGAGTGATTTTATTAATGCTAAAACTACTTCTAGTGGTACTACATCACTTCATGTTGCAGCTAAAGGTGGCTCCTTGGAAGTTGTAAAATCTTTATTAAAACATGGTGCAATTTATAACATCAAGAATAAAGAAGGTAAAGCACCACTTGATCTTTCTCGAGACCAGAATATTACTAACCTATTGAAATTAGTAGAAGAGCTGTTTGAGAATGCAAAAAATGGTAATGTTGAAATTATCAGTAAGCTGAGAGCAATAAAACCTGATGAGCGCGTAGCTGTAACAAATGCTCGTGATGATCAAGGCAAGTCATTAGTCCAGGTTGCAGTAATCAATAAACACTCAAACCTTGCAAGTAGATTATTAGAAATATTAAAAAGTCCAGATCAGAGTTTACAAGATGTCAGCGTAGAAAATAGAGTAAAGAGTTTAAAGTTATAG
- a CDS encoding contractile injection system protein, VgrG/Pvc8 family: MQPDFIIDKCESIKDRVISLHLTDESGIIDDVVEVCVNYRDEDIDIPNELNIALGYKEFGIFPMGIYTVNEVTIQGPPKTLLIKAHATNLRISLKAKVSKEWRQITIENLVKEIAQKHGYGYKVAKEFKSVLIPHINQADESDISLLTKIATEREAMAKLAGGYILFISKNMAKSATGKALGTTTIRPQDTINWKVHFTVRDKYNSVVAKWHSYEKGETIKETVGSSEPSYIMLELYSNAESALSAANAKLKQLKRNNEALDITMPGNPQIFAEAKLNLIDFNQAVDGEWIVNRAEHTLNSSGYLTMLSASLSK, encoded by the coding sequence ATGCAGCCAGATTTTATAATAGATAAATGTGAATCAATTAAAGATAGAGTTATATCATTGCACCTTACAGATGAATCAGGAATAATAGATGATGTAGTTGAAGTGTGTGTTAATTACAGGGATGAAGACATAGATATTCCGAATGAATTGAACATAGCACTAGGTTATAAGGAATTTGGAATCTTTCCAATGGGTATATATACAGTCAACGAAGTGACTATACAGGGTCCACCTAAGACTCTACTAATCAAAGCTCATGCAACAAATTTAAGAATATCTTTGAAGGCAAAAGTATCAAAAGAATGGCGCCAAATTACCATAGAAAACTTAGTAAAAGAAATAGCCCAAAAACATGGATATGGATACAAAGTCGCTAAGGAATTTAAGAGTGTATTGATACCCCATATTAATCAGGCAGATGAAAGTGATATAAGTCTGTTAACAAAGATCGCAACAGAGCGTGAAGCAATGGCAAAATTAGCTGGTGGGTATATATTGTTTATTTCAAAGAATATGGCAAAATCAGCCACAGGAAAAGCTTTAGGAACAACGACTATTAGACCTCAAGATACAATTAACTGGAAAGTACATTTTACCGTACGTGATAAGTATAATTCAGTAGTGGCAAAGTGGCATAGCTATGAAAAGGGCGAAACTATTAAAGAAACAGTTGGTAGTAGCGAGCCAAGTTATATTATGCTGGAACTTTACTCTAATGCAGAGTCAGCGCTGAGTGCAGCAAATGCCAAGTTGAAACAATTGAAGCGTAACAATGAAGCTTTAGATATAACTATGCCTGGTAATCCTCAAATTTTTGCAGAAGCTAAACTTAATCTTATAGACTTTAACCAAGCGGTAGATGGTGAATGGATAGTTAATAGAGCGGAGCATACTTTAAATAGCTCAGGTTACCTTACTATGTTGTCAGCATCTTTGAGTAAGTAA
- a CDS encoding phage tail tape measure protein, whose amino-acid sequence MSVLSIKIGAVLDGSFNTVIKGSSSQLTHLGENIRKLDSSLKSVSKFKQLGSDVLTSRRSWKGFEDQVKSLAKQMKAIEKPSKTLKAEFDKAKFSATKAKEAYLKKRDALHSFNEEVRKSGRNIKSLVSDQYKLGSSIEVLKGKYGKLGSAIRSHQSFLASKAHFKSQIIETIGLGLTLAAPVKVAIDFESAMADVTKVVDFKKGTDEATKFAKKLKEMSRTIPLSAAELAQIAASGGQLGIKKEDLFMFTETVAKMSTAFDMSAEQAGDSIAKLSNVYGIDVSKMEHVGNVINHLSDNTAAKARDMVETLAIVGGTAKQFGLDIEKTSSLANAFISLGKTPEKAATAINALLSKLQTAEEQGGDFKAALEQMGITAEEIVQRISENGEEALLYFFQTLKKMDNQERSTILMKLFGQEYQDDIALLAGSFNKYEDAIKLLANTEKYKSSLQEEFKNRADTTANKLRLLRNAIAEVGMNLGSVMLPTLKSIAEFLQEKTRYIAEFAEKYPTLTTAIMGTVASLISLKIVAVGLGYGFTLLGSTIFSLKANLLGVFSFLSATVFPAVVTGLRAITLVNPIGLLVAGLVTGAALVIANWQKVKDFFSSLWKSLIEPIGKAFSWIGESVFGKVSENSPLKEFEKRKTEIKAVHTPIKSNILNSGNPVLGNSIIKEFSKRNKNSFRVKSLIEETESDKIFARSKFENKEQNKTQNITNNYTISIKAEPNQDVRSLADEVIKRIREKSRDVLFDTVETFY is encoded by the coding sequence ATGTCAGTATTATCGATAAAAATAGGTGCAGTACTTGATGGCAGTTTTAATACTGTAATAAAGGGCAGTAGTAGTCAACTTACTCATCTTGGTGAGAACATAAGAAAGCTTGACTCATCTTTAAAATCAGTATCAAAATTTAAGCAGTTGGGTAGTGATGTTTTGACTAGCAGGAGGTCGTGGAAGGGCTTTGAAGATCAAGTAAAATCTTTAGCTAAACAAATGAAAGCAATAGAGAAACCGAGCAAAACTTTAAAAGCTGAATTTGATAAAGCTAAGTTTTCTGCAACAAAAGCAAAAGAAGCATATTTGAAAAAGAGAGATGCTTTGCATTCATTTAATGAAGAAGTAAGGAAAAGTGGAAGAAATATTAAGTCATTAGTAAGTGATCAATATAAACTTGGTTCTTCTATTGAAGTGCTAAAAGGTAAGTATGGTAAGCTTGGGTCTGCAATACGTAGTCACCAAAGTTTTTTAGCAAGCAAAGCACATTTTAAGTCACAAATTATAGAGACTATTGGGCTAGGGCTAACGCTTGCAGCTCCAGTTAAAGTTGCGATTGACTTTGAAAGTGCTATGGCTGATGTTACAAAAGTGGTAGATTTTAAAAAAGGAACGGATGAAGCAACTAAATTTGCAAAGAAGTTAAAAGAGATGTCACGCACTATACCATTATCAGCCGCAGAACTGGCACAAATAGCTGCAAGTGGTGGTCAACTTGGTATCAAGAAAGAAGATCTTTTTATGTTTACAGAAACAGTGGCAAAAATGTCTACAGCATTTGATATGTCTGCAGAGCAAGCAGGTGATTCTATAGCTAAACTCTCTAACGTTTATGGCATTGATGTTAGTAAAATGGAACATGTTGGTAATGTGATCAACCACTTATCAGATAACACTGCTGCTAAAGCAAGAGATATGGTTGAAACTCTAGCAATAGTTGGTGGTACTGCAAAGCAGTTTGGTTTGGATATCGAGAAAACAAGTAGTTTAGCAAATGCTTTCATTAGCTTAGGTAAAACACCTGAAAAAGCTGCAACTGCTATAAATGCTCTACTTAGTAAACTTCAGACTGCTGAAGAACAAGGAGGGGATTTTAAAGCAGCATTAGAGCAAATGGGAATAACTGCAGAAGAAATAGTACAAAGAATAAGCGAAAACGGCGAAGAAGCATTACTCTATTTTTTTCAAACTCTAAAGAAAATGGATAACCAGGAACGTTCTACAATCCTTATGAAACTTTTCGGTCAGGAATATCAAGATGATATTGCATTATTAGCTGGAAGTTTTAATAAGTATGAGGATGCAATAAAGTTATTGGCTAATACAGAAAAGTACAAGAGCTCTCTACAAGAAGAATTCAAAAATCGTGCAGACACTACAGCTAATAAATTACGACTTCTTCGAAATGCAATAGCTGAAGTTGGTATGAACCTGGGCTCAGTGATGTTGCCTACTTTAAAATCTATAGCTGAATTTTTACAAGAAAAAACTAGATATATAGCAGAGTTTGCAGAAAAATATCCAACTTTAACCACGGCGATCATGGGTACTGTAGCATCCTTGATAAGTTTAAAAATTGTAGCAGTAGGACTAGGATACGGATTTACATTGCTAGGAAGTACGATTTTTAGTCTGAAAGCAAACCTACTTGGAGTATTTTCATTTTTATCAGCTACAGTTTTTCCTGCAGTAGTAACAGGACTAAGAGCAATAACACTCGTTAACCCTATAGGACTTTTAGTTGCTGGACTTGTTACTGGTGCAGCTCTTGTTATAGCTAACTGGCAAAAGGTGAAAGACTTTTTCTCTAGCTTGTGGAAATCACTCATTGAACCTATAGGAAAAGCTTTTTCATGGATAGGGGAAAGTGTATTTGGAAAAGTATCGGAAAATAGCCCACTGAAAGAATTTGAAAAAAGAAAAACTGAAATAAAAGCAGTCCATACTCCCATAAAGAGTAATATTCTCAACAGTGGAAATCCTGTGCTAGGTAACAGTATAATTAAAGAATTTTCAAAGAGAAATAAAAATAGCTTCAGAGTCAAAAGCCTTATTGAGGAGACAGAGAGCGATAAGATATTTGCAAGGAGTAAGTTTGAAAATAAAGAACAAAATAAAACTCAGAACATCACTAATAATTACACTATCAGCATTAAAGCAGAACCTAACCAAGATGTTCGTAGTCTTGCAGATGAAGTAATAAAAAGGATAAGAGAAAAGTCACGTGATGTTTTATTTGATACGGTAGAGACATTTTATTGA
- a CDS encoding phage tail assembly protein, protein MKTITLNNPITVDGISVSELTVRRPKVRDYLAIDRLNGSDLSKEVTLTANLTSVAKESIEELDIADYVKVQEVLKDFFSPVIQRT, encoded by the coding sequence ATGAAAACTATAACACTAAACAACCCAATTACAGTTGATGGAATTTCTGTCTCAGAACTTACCGTTAGACGTCCAAAAGTTAGGGATTATCTTGCCATAGATCGTCTAAATGGTAGTGATTTAAGTAAAGAAGTCACTCTGACAGCGAACTTAACATCAGTGGCAAAAGAATCAATTGAGGAGTTAGATATTGCTGATTATGTTAAAGTACAAGAGGTGCTCAAGGATTTTTTTTCACCAGTTATTCAAAGAACTTGA
- a CDS encoding ankyrin repeat domain-containing protein → MDKLGQDTKNKLHFWWLITVIVCIIATYSYMKAKAADNYKTILRIASQNCNLETVKFLVENLLDINVQIPKLTALHYAAEEGCAEVVKFLVEKGVDINATKYERWTPLHAATYEGKLEIIRFLLDKGSDPTIRDTDGKTPRKIAVLRSRHNKDKPYDEIIKLLAEAEDRYKSIERNH, encoded by the coding sequence ATGGATAAATTGGGTCAAGATACAAAAAACAAGCTGCATTTTTGGTGGCTTATAACAGTAATAGTATGTATTATTGCTACCTATTCCTACATGAAGGCAAAGGCTGCAGATAATTATAAAACGATATTACGCATTGCTTCTCAAAATTGTAACTTAGAGACTGTAAAATTCTTAGTAGAAAATCTATTAGATATTAATGTGCAGATCCCTAAATTAACAGCACTACATTATGCTGCAGAAGAGGGATGTGCAGAGGTTGTAAAATTCCTAGTAGAAAAAGGAGTTGATATAAATGCTACGAAATATGAAAGATGGACACCTTTACATGCAGCTACATATGAAGGCAAATTGGAGATAATTAGATTTTTATTAGACAAAGGTTCAGACCCTACCATTAGAGATACAGATGGAAAAACACCAAGGAAAATTGCTGTATTAAGATCACGGCATAATAAGGACAAACCTTATGATGAAATCATTAAGCTACTTGCAGAAGCAGAGGATCGATACAAATCAATAGAAAGAAATCACTAA
- a CDS encoding tail protein X produces the protein MTVYYVSKENEMLDLICWKHYGFTDGVVELVLAENLGLAEYGSFLPAGLKIKLPTIKKIVQKSKLKVWE, from the coding sequence ATGACTGTATACTATGTGAGTAAAGAAAATGAGATGTTAGATCTGATTTGCTGGAAACATTACGGATTTACTGATGGAGTAGTGGAATTAGTACTAGCAGAGAACTTAGGTTTGGCAGAATACGGAAGCTTTTTGCCTGCAGGATTAAAGATAAAGCTTCCTACTATTAAGAAAATAGTACAAAAGTCAAAATTAAAGGTCTGGGAATAA
- a CDS encoding recombinase family protein: MGFKEGQMVTVCLYARVSSGKQVEGNTIESQIAALEKQINLDGYRLLSEYKFIDNGYSGSHLVRPDLEKLRDKVTEGKIDKIYIHSPDRLSRKYAYQMVLIEEFEKAGAKVVFLNYEINGNPESQLLLQMQGMIAEYERAKIMERSRRGKIYAANKGYVNVMGGAPYGYRYIDKHMGGGQALFEINEKEADVVRKVFLWIGRERTSIGEVCRRLNTMSIKTQKGKERWNKGTIWSMLKNPAYKGQAAFGRRRLGVRLKQVRPQKGSCEQPKSNHSVYPVEKANWIYIKVPNIVDEDIFDIVQEQLAENRKVARTRKRGAKYLLQGLVICKRCNYGCYGTCMRSRREEEGGHYAYYRCSGKDSYRFGGNKICDNKPIRSDALETAVWEEVKQLLKNPNRILEEYKRRLSELKKSSLDQKSDLLEKQENKLKRGIARLIDSYAQEYINQEEFEPRIKAMKQSLKTIKEEKKKIFYQKELEQEVTLVVANLEDFSSNITLNLDNADWLTKRDIIRTLVKRIEINLEDVNVVFRVKELPNSSGHNGKEKGTFKKVCQAAFLVQLNFQSIWKENIKLRHS; the protein is encoded by the coding sequence ATGGGATTCAAGGAGGGTCAAATGGTAACAGTATGTTTATATGCGAGAGTTTCTTCGGGGAAACAAGTAGAAGGAAATACGATAGAAAGTCAAATTGCAGCTTTAGAGAAGCAAATTAATCTGGACGGATACAGATTGTTAAGTGAGTATAAATTTATTGATAACGGCTACAGTGGATCTCATTTAGTCCGCCCTGATTTAGAAAAATTACGTGATAAAGTAACAGAAGGTAAAATTGATAAGATTTACATTCATTCTCCTGATCGTTTATCTAGAAAATATGCATATCAAATGGTGCTGATTGAAGAATTTGAAAAAGCAGGAGCAAAAGTGGTTTTTTTAAATTATGAGATTAACGGTAACCCAGAATCTCAATTACTGTTACAAATGCAAGGTATGATAGCAGAATATGAACGTGCGAAAATTATGGAACGAAGTCGTCGTGGTAAAATCTATGCAGCTAACAAAGGCTATGTAAATGTAATGGGAGGAGCTCCTTATGGTTATCGTTATATAGATAAGCATATGGGAGGAGGACAAGCTTTATTTGAGATTAACGAAAAAGAAGCTGATGTCGTTCGTAAAGTATTTTTGTGGATAGGCAGAGAAAGAACAAGTATTGGGGAAGTATGTCGTCGGCTAAATACTATGTCCATTAAGACACAAAAAGGAAAAGAACGCTGGAATAAAGGTACAATTTGGAGTATGTTGAAAAACCCTGCTTACAAAGGACAAGCAGCTTTTGGTAGAAGAAGGTTAGGAGTAAGATTAAAGCAAGTAAGACCACAGAAAGGCTCTTGTGAGCAGCCAAAAAGTAACCACTCTGTCTATCCTGTTGAAAAAGCAAATTGGATTTATATTAAAGTGCCAAATATAGTAGATGAAGATATATTTGATATTGTTCAAGAACAATTAGCTGAAAATAGAAAAGTAGCAAGGACAAGAAAAAGAGGAGCAAAGTACTTACTACAAGGTTTAGTCATATGTAAGCGTTGTAATTACGGATGTTACGGAACTTGCATGAGAAGTAGACGAGAAGAAGAAGGTGGTCATTATGCATATTACCGTTGTAGTGGTAAAGATTCTTACCGTTTTGGTGGTAATAAGATTTGTGACAATAAACCCATTCGCTCAGATGCATTAGAAACAGCTGTGTGGGAAGAGGTTAAGCAGTTATTGAAAAATCCAAACAGGATTTTAGAAGAATACAAGCGTAGGCTTTCAGAACTAAAAAAATCATCATTGGATCAAAAAAGTGACCTGCTAGAGAAACAAGAAAATAAATTAAAACGTGGTATTGCTAGACTTATCGATAGTTATGCTCAAGAATATATCAATCAAGAGGAATTTGAACCACGAATTAAAGCAATGAAACAAAGCTTAAAAACAATTAAAGAAGAGAAGAAAAAGATATTTTATCAAAAGGAATTAGAACAGGAGGTAACTCTGGTTGTGGCCAATTTAGAAGACTTTTCTTCCAATATTACGTTAAACCTTGATAACGCAGACTGGTTAACTAAACGTGATATTATCAGAACATTGGTCAAGAGAATTGAAATTAACCTTGAGGACGTAAATGTGGTATTTCGCGTAAAAGAGCTACCGAACTCTTCTGGACATAATGGAAAGGAAAAGGGAACGTTCAAAAAAGTGTGTCAAGCCGCATTTTTAGTTCAACTCAATTTTCAATCTATCTGGAAAGAAAATATCAAGTTGAGACATAGTTAA
- a CDS encoding NTP transferase domain-containing protein, with the protein MSKILIILAAGKSSRMNSEYSKALHQVGNLTLLEHIISNAKSLSLKSLSIVVNNSLLKDLENFDTLKSIIDQYNIKLIIQEDITGTGTAVKIALENLEELSDQDIVLIQYGDTPFISSDTVMKMTDCLKYNNLVLLGFNSQDEQYGRLVIDNYGNVQKILKNGDKMLLANSGIMVSYAKDLFTLVKEIKFNNSTNEYCLNDIVPIAATNNLSVGYVVSDEREAMGVNNKEDLIKAEHYFQKKRRPTFLS; encoded by the coding sequence ATGAGTAAAATTTTGATAATATTAGCAGCAGGAAAGAGCAGTAGAATGAATTCTGAATATTCAAAAGCGTTGCACCAAGTGGGAAATCTTACTCTTTTAGAACATATAATTTCTAATGCAAAATCGCTGAGTCTAAAAAGCTTATCAATTGTTGTTAACAACTCCCTTCTAAAAGATTTAGAAAACTTTGATACTCTAAAAAGTATAATCGATCAATACAATATAAAACTAATAATTCAAGAAGATATTACAGGCACTGGCACTGCAGTTAAAATTGCTCTAGAAAATCTGGAGGAGTTATCTGATCAAGACATAGTTTTAATACAGTATGGAGACACTCCTTTTATATCTAGCGATACAGTTATGAAAATGACTGATTGTTTAAAGTATAATAATTTAGTTCTTCTTGGATTCAATAGTCAAGATGAACAATATGGAAGATTAGTAATTGATAATTACGGAAATGTTCAAAAAATCCTAAAAAATGGAGATAAAATGCTTCTTGCAAACTCTGGAATAATGGTTTCATATGCTAAAGATCTCTTTACCTTAGTAAAAGAAATAAAATTTAATAATTCGACCAATGAATATTGTCTTAATGATATAGTGCCCATTGCAGCAACCAATAACTTGAGTGTAGGTTATGTAGTTTCTGATGAAAGAGAAGCAATGGGAGTAAATAATAAAGAGGATTTGATTAAAGCCGAACACTATTTTCAAAAAAAAAGGCGGCCAACTTTTCTTTCATAA